In Gordonia phthalatica, one genomic interval encodes:
- the tuf gene encoding elongation factor Tu — protein MAKAKFERTKPHVNIGTIGHVDHGKTTTTAAITKVLADQYPDLNESFAFDQIDKAPEEKARGITINISHVEYQTEKRHYAHVDAPGHADYIKNMITGAAQMDGAILVVAATDGPMPQTREHVLLARQVGVPYILVALNKADMVDDEEIMELVEMEVRELLAAQEFDEDAPVVPISALKALEGDPKWVESVQKLMAAVDESIPDPVRETDKPFLMPVEDVFTITGRGTVVTGRVERGEINVNAEVEIVGIREKSQKTTVTGIEMFHKLLDSAQAGDNAGLLLRGLKREDVERGQVIVAPGTTTPHTEFEGQAYILSKDEGGRHTPFFNNYRPQFYFRTTDVTGVVTLPEGTEMVMPGDNTEMSVKLIQPVAMDEGLRFAIREGGRTVGAGRVTKIIK, from the coding sequence GTGGCGAAGGCGAAGTTCGAGCGGACCAAGCCGCACGTGAACATCGGCACCATCGGTCACGTCGACCACGGCAAGACCACCACGACGGCTGCCATCACCAAGGTGCTGGCGGACCAGTACCCGGACCTGAACGAGAGCTTCGCTTTCGATCAGATCGACAAGGCGCCTGAGGAGAAGGCTCGTGGTATCACGATCAACATCTCCCACGTCGAGTACCAGACGGAGAAGCGTCACTACGCTCACGTCGACGCTCCGGGTCACGCCGACTACATCAAGAACATGATCACCGGCGCTGCTCAGATGGACGGTGCGATCCTGGTCGTGGCCGCCACCGACGGCCCGATGCCGCAGACTCGCGAGCACGTCCTCCTGGCCCGCCAGGTCGGCGTTCCCTACATCCTCGTCGCACTGAACAAGGCCGACATGGTCGACGACGAAGAGATCATGGAGCTCGTCGAGATGGAGGTCCGCGAACTGCTGGCCGCCCAGGAGTTCGACGAGGACGCTCCGGTCGTTCCGATCTCGGCACTGAAGGCGCTCGAGGGCGACCCGAAGTGGGTTGAGTCGGTCCAGAAGCTGATGGCTGCTGTCGACGAGTCGATCCCGGACCCGGTCCGCGAGACCGACAAGCCGTTCCTGATGCCCGTCGAGGACGTCTTCACGATCACCGGTCGTGGCACCGTCGTCACCGGTCGCGTCGAGCGCGGTGAGATCAACGTCAACGCTGAGGTCGAGATCGTCGGTATCCGCGAGAAGTCGCAGAAGACCACCGTCACCGGCATCGAGATGTTCCACAAGCTCCTCGACTCGGCTCAGGCTGGCGACAACGCCGGCCTGCTGCTCCGCGGTCTGAAGCGCGAGGACGTCGAGCGCGGCCAGGTCATCGTTGCCCCCGGCACCACGACCCCGCACACCGAGTTCGAGGGCCAGGCGTACATCCTGTCGAAGGACGAGGGCGGCCGTCACACCCCGTTCTTCAACAACTACCGTCCGCAGTTCTACTTCCGCACCACGGACGTGACCGGCGTCGTGACCCTCCCCGAGGGCACCGAGATGGTCATGCCGGGCGACAACACCGAGATGAGCGTCAAGCTGATCCAGCCGGTCGCCATGGACGAGGGCCTGCGCTTCGCTATCCGCGAGGGTGGCCGCACCGTCGGTGCCGGCCGCGTCACCAAGATCATCAAGTGA